A genomic segment from Lignipirellula cremea encodes:
- a CDS encoding SHD1 domain-containing protein yields MKKALLYSAVILLAGVAPAVAREWSDPTGTFKIEAEAVRVAAGKVFLQKPDNKVIEVELAGLSPQDLFWLQGQPQFGPYFRVHPELQAKSTTRANTPVAPVGPAGSMTMAKISVPAGFTSGEVRRFPSLLWAYTSVAFSPNGALLAAGKMDSRLMLFDIDKNKLLITLEKLDQLGQVKRLAFTPDGKKLLAGGSSGRILVWEASSRGELKLVSQFVGHSGKINSITISADSKYALSGSEDKSLRYWELDSGREVHAFEEFRAGVKASFLTPNGRQALGSDGDALILFDLQRGVSIQQMKLGSSTPQDVEISPNGQHVVLSDSYTVRMFNIGNGVEAGVMENEQTIQWAVGISPDSRFIASCGNAMVSIWSVKTGKRLHVVDLSTTGYVKSVAFSPDGLHLTAASGNAGQELQVFRLPELID; encoded by the coding sequence ATGAAAAAAGCTCTTCTCTATTCGGCCGTTATTCTGCTGGCGGGAGTCGCTCCCGCTGTCGCGCGGGAATGGTCGGATCCGACCGGCACGTTCAAGATCGAAGCCGAAGCCGTGCGCGTGGCGGCTGGCAAGGTCTTTCTGCAGAAACCGGACAATAAGGTCATCGAAGTCGAACTGGCCGGGCTCAGCCCGCAGGACCTTTTCTGGCTGCAGGGCCAGCCCCAGTTCGGCCCTTACTTCAGGGTGCACCCGGAGTTGCAGGCCAAATCGACCACTCGGGCGAACACTCCCGTAGCCCCTGTCGGACCCGCCGGGTCAATGACGATGGCGAAGATCAGCGTTCCGGCTGGCTTTACTTCGGGCGAAGTGCGGCGGTTCCCCAGTCTGCTCTGGGCGTACACGTCGGTTGCTTTTTCTCCGAACGGAGCCCTGCTGGCCGCCGGCAAAATGGACAGCCGACTAATGCTGTTCGATATCGACAAGAACAAGCTGTTGATCACCCTGGAAAAGCTGGACCAGCTGGGCCAGGTCAAACGACTAGCGTTTACGCCCGACGGCAAGAAACTTCTGGCTGGCGGTTCTTCGGGTCGCATCCTGGTCTGGGAGGCCAGCAGTCGCGGCGAGTTAAAGCTGGTCAGCCAGTTCGTGGGACACAGCGGGAAAATCAACAGCATCACCATTTCCGCCGACAGCAAGTATGCGCTTTCCGGCAGTGAGGATAAATCGCTGCGGTACTGGGAACTGGACAGCGGCCGGGAGGTGCACGCGTTTGAAGAGTTTCGCGCCGGGGTTAAGGCCTCGTTCCTGACTCCCAACGGTCGCCAGGCTTTAGGGAGCGACGGCGACGCGCTCATCCTGTTTGATCTGCAGCGGGGCGTCTCTATCCAGCAGATGAAACTCGGCAGCTCCACGCCCCAGGATGTCGAAATTTCCCCCAACGGCCAGCATGTGGTTCTCTCCGATAGTTACACGGTCCGTATGTTTAACATCGGCAACGGCGTCGAAGCCGGAGTAATGGAAAACGAACAGACCATCCAGTGGGCGGTGGGAATCTCTCCCGACTCCCGGTTTATCGCTTCGTGTGGAAACGCGATGGTGAGCATCTGGAGCGTGAAAACGGGGAAACGGCTGCATGTGGTTGACCTGTCCACCACCGGCTATGTCAAGTCGGTGGCGTTCTCTCCTGACGGCCTGCATCTGACGGCGGCATCGGGAAACGCGGGCCAGGAACTGCAGGTCTTCCGCCTGCCCGAACTGATAGATTGA
- a CDS encoding DUF1552 domain-containing protein — translation MHPITRRGFGKGLSLGAGGLLLSPLVSRLESEAAGLSQGQPRFVFLVEGNGLWPHHIQPEGIPLHRDRIDGKGQPTNAAPELEDISLSAGNHELPPSLQPLRKYRDRLTVIQGLSGRVCGGGHSNEYGGLGCYPRNGGPRAETIDSAISQSIPAIFRHLALGISRDMRSDIIYDCSAAGPNQKTPIYTNPALAYDMLFGKVLRGNPQGEALTQKHLLNFMVDDVKRLESHFAGPEREKLQQYWRAFESIAQRQSRLGDVDPKQIDPMTNLYQSAVESDRLDAHFQTVAMAFATGMTNVATLASGVGQHHFEITFKGLGINANKHHIGHLQVDGANEMAIKIRQFHTQLIARLMDQLAAIPEGEGAMLDNTLIVYLSENAGAHHSSCYEWPVVMLGNLGGRLAAGDRYLCFPQYGKPGHRTMANLYTTFLHAVGDQRERFGMKDPGLEGVLNQDGPLAELLA, via the coding sequence ATGCATCCCATCACACGCCGCGGATTTGGAAAAGGTCTTTCGCTTGGCGCCGGGGGACTGTTACTGTCCCCGTTGGTCAGCCGACTGGAAAGCGAAGCGGCCGGTCTATCCCAGGGCCAGCCGCGGTTTGTGTTCCTGGTCGAAGGGAACGGCCTGTGGCCCCACCACATCCAGCCGGAGGGCATCCCCCTGCATCGCGATCGGATCGACGGCAAAGGCCAGCCGACGAACGCCGCCCCGGAACTGGAAGACATTTCCCTGTCGGCCGGCAACCACGAGCTGCCGCCGTCGCTGCAGCCGCTGCGCAAGTATCGTGATCGCCTGACCGTGATCCAGGGTCTTTCCGGACGCGTCTGCGGCGGCGGCCACTCCAATGAATACGGCGGACTCGGCTGCTATCCGCGCAACGGCGGGCCCCGCGCCGAAACGATCGACTCCGCCATCTCCCAAAGCATCCCGGCCATTTTCCGGCACCTGGCGCTGGGCATCTCCCGCGACATGCGCTCCGATATTATCTACGATTGCTCGGCCGCCGGCCCGAACCAGAAAACGCCCATCTATACCAACCCGGCCCTGGCCTACGACATGCTCTTTGGCAAGGTGCTGCGCGGCAATCCCCAGGGTGAAGCCCTCACGCAGAAGCACCTGCTGAACTTTATGGTCGACGATGTAAAGCGGCTGGAATCGCACTTCGCCGGACCGGAACGGGAGAAGCTGCAGCAGTACTGGCGGGCCTTCGAGTCGATCGCGCAGCGGCAGTCCCGCCTGGGCGACGTCGATCCGAAACAGATCGACCCGATGACGAACCTGTACCAGAGCGCGGTCGAATCCGATCGCCTGGACGCCCACTTTCAAACGGTCGCCATGGCCTTCGCCACCGGCATGACCAACGTGGCGACGCTCGCCTCGGGCGTCGGCCAGCATCACTTTGAGATCACCTTCAAAGGTCTCGGCATCAACGCCAACAAGCACCACATTGGACACCTGCAGGTCGACGGGGCGAATGAAATGGCGATAAAAATTCGCCAGTTCCATACGCAACTGATCGCGCGGCTGATGGACCAGCTGGCCGCCATTCCCGAAGGGGAAGGCGCCATGCTCGATAACACTTTGATCGTTTACCTCAGCGAAAACGCCGGCGCCCACCACTCCAGCTGTTATGAATGGCCCGTCGTCATGCTGGGGAACCTGGGCGGACGCCTGGCGGCGGGCGACCGCTATCTGTGCTTCCCCCAGTACGGCAAGCCCGGACACCGCACCATGGCGAACCTGTACACCACCTTCCTGCACGCGGTTGGCGACCAGCGCGAACGCTTTGGCATGAAAGACCCGGGGCTCGAAGGCGTGCTCAACCAGGACGGGCCGCTGGCCGAACTGCTGGCCTGA
- a CDS encoding DUF6797 domain-containing protein produces the protein MMNPRMLPLARFLLAGAFGFLLATGPATVYAADGPAVLRPENLVAWCIVPFDAKKRSPAQRAAMLQELGLSRCAYDWRNEHVPTFEQEILEYKKHDIEFFAFWGAHDDAFRLFQKYDLHPQIWQTVRDPGQGTQEEKVAAAVQQLLPLAKRTQAIGCQLGLYNHGGWGGEPANMVAVCQGLRAAGQPHVGIVYNFHHGHGHIDDWDASWALLQPYVLCLNLNGMNAQAQPKILGIGKGAHEKAMIRTVVASGYDGPIGILDHRPELDAKESLQENRDGLKQLRQQLAAAPQQEQPQQQQPADDPQAANTPAPELPYDAQLAPRLLAEAFEQGDALRGAAVYANAKWACISCHKVGQHGGSIGPELTAVAKDRPARQIVESVLWPKREVKPEFVTWQILTLDGKLITGYKHATDKQQLTLRDPASGKLISIPHDDIDAEVARSTVMPDGLTAGMTQQQRWDLFRFLSDLGAGGKPLPPEFDQVIAHSQMQGPSEFPLTTTPLQPGRWANLDQPINQHRLYDFYTKQAEHFRQQHHTPMLLAPFEGIDGPAFGHWGSQKEGQWADERWNETQLGPVQAGVVHLEGQPDIARGVCVRLGDQGELAACFNPDTLTYDAVWSGGFVRFSGVRHGFVGGLQIAGERQATPPQERPDKPFVYHGYYRLGTRTVFAYQKNGVEYLDSPWVRDGKFYREVAPVAQHSLRQALEGGPAQWPQRLKTPITPGVGRPYAVDTIGLPTDNPWKALLFCGGHDFLPDGAALVCTMQGDVWRVDGLDGGSGRPGVAQWRRFASGLHHPLGLVVTDGEIYVQCRDQLTRLVDQNHDGEADFYECFSNAFETSPAGHDFICGLQRDKAGNFYTASGNQGLLKISPDGKQVEVIATGFRNPDGLGILPGGMLTVPCSEGDWTPASMICAVPPARQTSYNTSPTETSEPPHFGYRGPRNNQPPSLPLAYLPRGLDNSSGGQAYVQGDQFGPLQGQLLHLSFGTGTWFLVLRDEVDGQAQGAIVPLAGSFDAGAHRGRFRPQDGQFYVSGMAGWGTYTPDDGSFQRVRYTGDTVQVPLGFHTYENGVRVTFAQPLDSDIVTDLSQHYAQCWNYRYSGAYGSPDYSTTHPGVAGHDPLKIASAHLLPDGRSLFLEIPDLQPVNQLHLRMHVNRPVARPDAATGDGGPNEGQDLFLTVHKLDGPFTDFPGYQPQEKTIAAHPLLSDMALNAVRVPNPWRKKIADVRRIQIDTGKNLTFATREIHVKANEPLQFTLANPDVVPHNWVLVQPGSLQQVGELANQLIASPDAFARHYVPKTEQVLFYTDIVSPSQKQTIYFRAPAAPGRYPFLCTFPGHWMVMNGVMVVE, from the coding sequence ATGATGAATCCCCGGATGCTCCCGCTCGCCCGGTTCCTGCTGGCCGGCGCCTTTGGGTTCCTGCTCGCTACTGGTCCGGCGACGGTCTATGCGGCCGACGGTCCGGCCGTGCTGCGGCCTGAGAACCTGGTCGCCTGGTGCATTGTTCCTTTCGACGCCAAGAAACGCAGCCCGGCCCAGAGGGCGGCCATGCTGCAGGAACTGGGGCTGAGCCGCTGCGCCTATGACTGGCGGAACGAGCATGTGCCGACGTTCGAACAGGAGATTCTCGAATACAAAAAGCACGACATTGAATTCTTCGCCTTCTGGGGCGCCCACGACGACGCTTTCCGGCTGTTCCAGAAGTACGACCTGCACCCGCAGATCTGGCAAACGGTGCGCGATCCGGGCCAGGGCACACAGGAAGAAAAGGTCGCCGCCGCCGTCCAGCAGTTGCTCCCCCTGGCAAAGCGCACCCAGGCGATCGGTTGCCAGCTGGGACTCTACAACCACGGCGGCTGGGGCGGGGAGCCGGCCAACATGGTCGCCGTCTGCCAGGGCCTGCGCGCGGCCGGTCAGCCGCACGTCGGCATCGTTTACAACTTCCATCATGGGCACGGACATATCGACGACTGGGACGCCTCCTGGGCGCTGCTCCAGCCGTACGTGCTGTGCCTCAACCTGAACGGCATGAACGCCCAGGCCCAGCCGAAAATTCTCGGCATCGGCAAAGGCGCCCATGAAAAGGCCATGATCCGCACGGTCGTCGCCAGCGGCTACGACGGCCCGATCGGCATCCTCGATCATCGGCCTGAACTCGACGCCAAAGAAAGCCTGCAGGAGAACCGCGACGGCCTCAAGCAGCTCCGCCAGCAACTGGCGGCCGCACCACAGCAAGAGCAACCACAGCAGCAGCAACCGGCCGACGATCCCCAGGCGGCGAACACGCCGGCGCCCGAACTGCCGTACGACGCCCAGCTGGCTCCGCGACTGCTGGCCGAGGCGTTTGAGCAGGGCGATGCGCTGCGCGGCGCCGCGGTATACGCCAACGCCAAATGGGCCTGCATCTCTTGCCACAAAGTCGGCCAGCATGGCGGCTCGATCGGGCCGGAGTTGACGGCCGTCGCCAAGGACCGTCCGGCCCGGCAGATCGTGGAGTCGGTGCTCTGGCCCAAACGGGAGGTCAAGCCGGAGTTCGTCACCTGGCAGATTCTCACGCTCGACGGCAAACTGATTACGGGCTACAAGCATGCGACCGACAAGCAGCAGCTGACCTTGCGGGACCCGGCTTCCGGCAAGCTGATCTCCATTCCCCACGACGACATCGACGCCGAAGTGGCCCGCAGCACCGTCATGCCCGACGGCCTGACCGCCGGCATGACCCAGCAGCAGCGGTGGGACCTGTTCCGCTTTCTCAGCGACCTCGGCGCAGGCGGTAAACCGCTGCCGCCTGAATTCGACCAGGTGATCGCCCACAGCCAGATGCAGGGACCGTCCGAGTTCCCCCTGACCACGACCCCGCTGCAGCCCGGTCGCTGGGCGAACCTGGATCAGCCGATCAACCAGCATCGCCTTTACGATTTTTACACCAAGCAGGCCGAGCATTTCCGCCAGCAACACCACACGCCGATGCTGCTGGCGCCGTTTGAGGGAATCGACGGCCCGGCCTTTGGCCACTGGGGCAGCCAGAAAGAAGGGCAATGGGCCGATGAACGCTGGAACGAAACCCAGCTGGGCCCTGTCCAGGCCGGGGTGGTTCACCTGGAGGGACAGCCTGACATCGCCCGCGGCGTGTGTGTGCGGCTGGGCGACCAGGGCGAACTGGCGGCCTGCTTCAATCCCGATACGCTCACTTACGACGCCGTCTGGTCGGGCGGCTTCGTCCGTTTCTCCGGCGTGCGGCACGGCTTTGTCGGCGGCCTGCAGATCGCCGGCGAGCGACAGGCGACTCCGCCGCAGGAGCGTCCCGACAAGCCGTTCGTTTATCACGGCTATTATCGGCTGGGGACGCGGACCGTGTTCGCCTACCAGAAGAACGGCGTGGAGTACCTGGATTCCCCCTGGGTCCGCGACGGCAAGTTCTATCGCGAAGTCGCCCCGGTCGCCCAGCACTCGCTCCGCCAGGCGCTCGAAGGCGGGCCGGCCCAGTGGCCGCAACGGCTGAAGACGCCCATCACGCCGGGAGTCGGTCGTCCTTATGCGGTCGATACGATCGGACTGCCGACCGACAACCCCTGGAAGGCGTTGCTGTTCTGCGGCGGCCATGACTTTCTGCCCGACGGAGCCGCGCTCGTCTGCACCATGCAGGGCGATGTGTGGCGCGTCGACGGCCTGGACGGCGGGTCAGGGCGGCCCGGCGTCGCCCAGTGGCGGCGATTCGCCTCGGGGCTGCATCATCCGCTGGGACTGGTCGTGACGGATGGAGAAATTTACGTGCAGTGCCGCGATCAGCTGACCCGGCTGGTCGACCAGAACCACGACGGCGAAGCAGACTTCTACGAGTGCTTCAGCAATGCGTTTGAAACTTCGCCCGCCGGGCACGACTTTATCTGCGGTTTGCAGCGCGACAAAGCCGGTAATTTCTATACCGCCTCGGGGAACCAGGGGCTGCTGAAGATCTCGCCCGACGGCAAGCAGGTGGAGGTCATCGCTACCGGTTTTCGCAACCCCGACGGCCTGGGCATCCTGCCCGGCGGCATGCTCACGGTGCCCTGTTCCGAAGGCGACTGGACGCCCGCCTCGATGATTTGCGCCGTCCCGCCCGCCCGCCAGACGTCCTACAATACGTCGCCGACGGAAACATCCGAGCCGCCGCATTTTGGTTATCGCGGACCGCGAAACAACCAGCCGCCCAGCTTGCCTTTGGCGTATCTTCCGCGCGGCCTGGATAACTCCAGCGGCGGCCAGGCGTACGTGCAGGGGGACCAATTCGGGCCGCTCCAGGGGCAGCTGCTGCACCTGTCGTTTGGCACGGGGACCTGGTTCCTGGTGCTGCGCGATGAAGTCGACGGCCAGGCCCAGGGAGCGATCGTGCCGCTGGCCGGCAGCTTCGACGCGGGCGCCCATCGGGGACGCTTTCGCCCGCAGGACGGCCAGTTCTATGTCAGCGGCATGGCCGGCTGGGGAACCTACACGCCCGACGACGGCAGTTTCCAGCGGGTGCGTTACACGGGCGACACCGTGCAGGTTCCGCTCGGCTTCCACACGTATGAGAACGGCGTGCGGGTCACCTTCGCGCAGCCGCTGGATTCCGACATCGTGACGGATCTCAGCCAGCACTACGCGCAGTGCTGGAACTATCGTTACAGCGGAGCCTACGGCTCGCCCGACTATTCGACGACCCATCCCGGCGTGGCGGGCCACGACCCATTAAAGATTGCCTCGGCCCATCTGCTGCCGGACGGCCGCTCGCTGTTCCTGGAGATTCCCGACCTGCAGCCGGTGAACCAGCTGCATCTGCGGATGCATGTGAATCGACCTGTCGCCCGCCCCGATGCGGCGACCGGCGACGGGGGGCCGAACGAGGGGCAGGACCTGTTCCTCACCGTGCACAAGCTGGACGGTCCGTTTACCGATTTCCCCGGCTACCAGCCGCAGGAAAAAACGATCGCCGCCCATCCCCTGCTCAGCGACATGGCGCTCAACGCGGTCCGCGTGCCGAACCCCTGGCGAAAAAAGATCGCCGACGTCCGCCGCATCCAGATCGATACCGGCAAGAACCTCACCTTCGCCACGCGTGAAATCCACGTCAAGGCGAACGAGCCGCTGCAGTTCACTCTGGCCAACCCCGATGTAGTGCCGCATAACTGGGTGCTGGTGCAACCCGGCTCCCTGCAGCAGGTAGGCGAACTGGCGAACCAGCTGATCGCCAGCCCCGATGCGTTTGCCCGGCATTACGTGCCGAAGACCGAACAGGTGCTGTTCTATACCGACATTGTTTCACCCAGCCAAAAGCAGACGATCTACTTCCGGGCTCCGGCCGCACCAGGACGTTACCCGTTCCTGTGCACCTTTCCCGGCCACTGGATGGTCATGAACGGCGTGATGGTGGTGGAGTAA
- a CDS encoding SUMF1/EgtB/PvdO family nonheme iron enzyme — MSKPIAAPVLCCLLFLLPVLLCRTATAEHRAALLIANHAYPQAALANPAASVQSLARVLRQRGFRVELAENLSGEAIQKTIASFRRGIPTNGTALIYFSGYALQGQRNVETLDNVLLPLDGNPEKPYHLSREPYGVRQLLQELHEPGRPFAGSGSRVNLVLVEGVYAHPGQADDSPRELAQLDPALFPPQSLVAYAAPAEEGQPQSEGAFTRQLVELLEQPGQTLPAAIKAAAGRVESSLEGADWLESPATRAVSPPTQFPTTAEPGDEWVNSAGMVFCWCPPGKVLLGSPASDSLRYDDEEPVEATLSHGFWIGKYELTLQEYITIHGRNPYLATVKQKNQPVNGVDPKEFQANLLTPLNAEQHAGGALPKDWEYTLPTEAEWEYAARAGDTRRWYFGDDRSQLPQHANFADRSLYDSPDGAYGYADKVLNDGARDISPVGSYLPNAWGLHDLYGNLWEWCDGKYTPELIGGIDPQGDQTPTIRQQLVRGGCWLSPPDYCRSALRHGLEPGSKNIAHTIVGYRLVIRPTRP, encoded by the coding sequence ATGTCGAAGCCGATTGCCGCTCCTGTGCTCTGCTGCCTGCTGTTCCTGTTACCGGTGCTGCTCTGCCGTACGGCGACGGCCGAGCATCGGGCCGCGCTGCTGATCGCCAATCATGCCTACCCGCAGGCCGCTTTGGCCAATCCCGCGGCCTCCGTGCAGTCGCTGGCCCGGGTGCTGCGGCAACGCGGTTTTCGGGTGGAACTGGCCGAGAACCTGTCCGGCGAAGCGATCCAGAAAACGATTGCCAGCTTCCGCCGAGGCATTCCGACCAACGGCACGGCGCTGATCTATTTCAGCGGGTACGCCCTGCAGGGCCAGCGGAATGTCGAGACGCTCGATAATGTCCTGCTGCCGCTCGATGGCAATCCAGAGAAGCCGTACCATCTGTCGCGAGAACCGTATGGAGTGCGGCAGTTGCTGCAGGAACTGCACGAGCCAGGACGTCCCTTCGCCGGCAGCGGCAGCCGCGTGAACCTGGTGCTGGTCGAAGGTGTCTACGCGCATCCCGGCCAGGCGGACGATTCGCCACGGGAACTGGCCCAGCTCGATCCGGCGCTGTTCCCGCCCCAGTCGCTGGTCGCCTATGCGGCCCCGGCGGAAGAAGGACAGCCGCAGTCGGAGGGCGCCTTTACCCGGCAGCTGGTCGAGCTGCTGGAACAACCCGGCCAGACGCTACCGGCCGCCATCAAAGCGGCGGCGGGACGCGTGGAAAGCAGCCTTGAGGGCGCCGACTGGCTGGAGTCTCCCGCCACGCGGGCCGTCAGTCCGCCGACGCAGTTTCCCACCACGGCAGAGCCTGGCGACGAATGGGTCAACAGCGCCGGCATGGTCTTCTGCTGGTGCCCGCCGGGCAAGGTGCTGCTCGGCAGTCCGGCGTCGGACTCCTTGCGCTACGACGACGAAGAGCCCGTCGAGGCGACCCTCTCCCACGGCTTCTGGATCGGCAAGTACGAACTCACGCTCCAGGAATACATTACCATCCACGGCCGCAATCCTTACCTGGCGACCGTCAAACAGAAAAACCAGCCCGTCAACGGCGTCGATCCCAAAGAGTTCCAGGCCAATCTGCTCACCCCGCTCAATGCCGAACAGCATGCCGGCGGCGCCTTGCCCAAGGACTGGGAATACACCCTGCCGACGGAAGCCGAATGGGAGTATGCGGCCCGCGCCGGCGATACGCGTCGCTGGTATTTTGGCGACGACCGCAGCCAGTTGCCGCAACATGCGAACTTCGCCGATCGCTCCCTGTACGACAGCCCCGACGGAGCGTACGGATACGCCGACAAAGTCCTGAACGACGGCGCCCGCGACATCTCGCCGGTGGGCAGCTACCTACCCAATGCCTGGGGCCTGCACGATCTGTACGGCAACCTGTGGGAGTGGTGCGACGGCAAGTACACGCCAGAGCTGATCGGCGGGATCGACCCCCAGGGCGACCAGACGCCGACCATTCGCCAGCAACTGGTGCGAGGCGGCTGCTGGCTCAGCCCGCCCGACTATTGCCGGTCGGCCCTGCGGCACGGCCTGGAGCCTGGCTCCAAGAATATCGCCCACACGATCGTCGGCTACCGACTGGTCATTCGTCCGACTCGGCCGTAG
- a CDS encoding trypsin-like peptidase domain-containing protein, whose translation MLGQCPLCGTTFPAPSPTGFVQCQVCGHSETLPASQGYAPSPANQGYAPAPASHSYASSPASQGFAPAPASYGYPPAKPAPARSKTGLVIGIAAAVGLGAMVLLGVLAYGVAVYAGRSDERLANSEPEVTPGGTSSGLIPFSPGGGNRGGTFATTIPFSSQAEYSPATTELRYEWPANTKHEYNFTYEADLPNTVSTIEGAVTYQGTNLDAATVIDADEDAEQESEGNGTGFVVRPDGYLVTCAHVVEGAVSVEVVLSDKTYPGKVIALDTQHDLAIVRIEANDLPYLQIADSNTVRLAEEVRAFGYPMTSVLGESLKITRGTISGIIEKDGDKTFQLDASVNPGNSGGPFVNPQGHVVGVARSIIAGEDISAMSFAVVSNDVRQLLDQNRWQYASALDTEEKLDGPELAEKVRTSVALLRIKTGRGGIGTRERTVVQYTGLFRLYSKNNSNGVRSSEGTITDSGKIVVDAQGEVAYCSAAKTLPSHLGPIAQLCLDRMPADNGSTEWNTNRLRLLPKITTTVVPSYSAPSLPSLRFGRSRFGMRPPGLPSTRTESSVEWLPALEQVHYATSSQTSSMATITKKFELVTVHEGNETPYVNISGDAQIQFDKVKKIPVSMKFTGQAALHSDGTAVTIPIRMSYTLKASQVDSALASTPSRVAPPRPTYTPPPTYTPPATQPTPPTSDVATTTPPAVASQPAPATPAPAPARTYRRSATGGISPAPVSHNGLTLLDLSP comes from the coding sequence ATGCTCGGTCAATGTCCCCTGTGCGGTACGACTTTTCCCGCCCCTTCCCCGACGGGCTTCGTCCAGTGCCAGGTTTGCGGCCATTCGGAAACGCTGCCTGCCAGCCAGGGCTACGCCCCCTCGCCCGCCAATCAGGGCTACGCCCCGGCTCCCGCCAGTCATAGCTATGCCTCCTCGCCCGCCAGCCAGGGATTTGCGCCGGCTCCCGCCAGCTATGGTTACCCGCCCGCCAAACCGGCGCCGGCCCGGAGCAAAACGGGGCTGGTGATCGGCATTGCCGCTGCGGTCGGCCTGGGGGCGATGGTGCTGCTGGGCGTGCTCGCTTATGGCGTGGCCGTTTATGCAGGGCGAAGCGACGAACGCCTGGCGAACTCGGAGCCGGAAGTTACTCCCGGCGGGACCAGCTCCGGCCTGATCCCCTTTAGCCCGGGCGGCGGCAACAGAGGCGGAACCTTTGCCACAACGATCCCGTTCTCCAGCCAGGCCGAATACTCCCCGGCGACAACCGAACTGCGGTATGAATGGCCGGCGAACACCAAACATGAGTATAACTTTACGTACGAAGCAGACCTGCCCAACACCGTGTCGACGATCGAAGGCGCCGTTACCTATCAGGGGACCAACCTCGACGCGGCCACGGTGATCGATGCCGACGAGGACGCCGAACAGGAATCGGAAGGGAACGGCACCGGCTTTGTCGTTCGTCCCGACGGGTATCTGGTCACCTGCGCCCATGTTGTCGAAGGGGCCGTCTCCGTCGAGGTGGTGCTGTCGGACAAAACCTATCCGGGCAAGGTGATCGCCCTCGACACCCAGCACGACCTGGCGATTGTGCGGATCGAAGCCAACGATCTGCCTTACCTGCAGATCGCTGATTCCAATACCGTGCGACTGGCCGAAGAGGTTCGCGCCTTTGGGTATCCCATGACCAGCGTGCTGGGAGAAAGCCTTAAAATCACCCGCGGCACCATCTCGGGCATTATTGAAAAAGACGGCGACAAGACCTTCCAGCTCGACGCCAGCGTAAACCCCGGCAACAGCGGCGGACCGTTTGTAAATCCCCAGGGCCATGTGGTGGGCGTCGCGCGGTCGATCATCGCTGGCGAAGATATCTCCGCCATGAGTTTCGCCGTGGTCTCCAACGATGTCCGCCAGCTGCTGGACCAGAATCGCTGGCAGTACGCTTCCGCCCTGGATACCGAAGAGAAACTCGACGGACCGGAACTGGCCGAGAAAGTCCGTACGAGCGTCGCCCTGCTGCGCATCAAGACGGGCCGCGGCGGAATCGGTACGCGGGAACGAACCGTGGTCCAGTACACCGGCCTGTTCCGACTTTATTCCAAGAACAACAGCAACGGCGTCCGCAGTAGTGAAGGGACGATCACCGACTCCGGCAAGATTGTCGTCGACGCCCAGGGCGAGGTCGCCTATTGCAGCGCGGCAAAAACCTTGCCCTCGCACCTGGGGCCGATTGCCCAGCTGTGTCTGGATCGCATGCCTGCGGACAATGGCTCCACGGAATGGAACACCAACCGGCTGCGGCTGTTGCCGAAGATCACCACCACGGTCGTGCCCAGCTATTCGGCGCCGTCGCTCCCCAGTCTGCGCTTCGGCAGAAGCCGGTTTGGCATGCGTCCTCCCGGGCTGCCTTCCACCCGCACGGAATCTTCGGTGGAGTGGCTCCCCGCGCTGGAGCAGGTCCATTACGCAACGTCCAGCCAGACCTCCTCCATGGCGACCATCACGAAAAAGTTCGAGCTGGTCACCGTCCATGAGGGGAACGAAACGCCCTATGTCAACATTTCGGGCGACGCCCAGATTCAATTCGACAAGGTGAAGAAAATTCCGGTCTCGATGAAGTTCACCGGCCAGGCCGCGCTTCACAGCGATGGAACCGCCGTCACGATTCCAATCCGCATGAGCTATACGCTGAAAGCGTCGCAGGTCGACTCGGCATTGGCGTCCACGCCGTCCCGTGTCGCTCCGCCCCGTCCGACGTACACGCCGCCGCCGACCTATACGCCGCCCGCGACGCAACCGACACCGCCGACCAGCGACGTCGCCACAACGACCCCGCCCGCGGTCGCTAGCCAGCCCGCGCCCGCCACGCCGGCGCCGGCGCCGGCGCGTACGTACCGCCGCAGTGCGACCGGCGGCATCAGCCCCGCGCCTGTCAGCCACAACGGCCTCACCCTGCTTGATCTGTCGCCGTAA